From a single Populus trichocarpa isolate Nisqually-1 chromosome 17, P.trichocarpa_v4.1, whole genome shotgun sequence genomic region:
- the LOC7495933 gene encoding uncharacterized protein LOC7495933 isoform X3, with amino-acid sequence MLENSRKFIDREPNIECFILLGLLLLLFVFKFVSGVVNFVERRVIGLEKRIQEVGCEVDVANGEMEEARISIIQDEISSVGSQVEGLKNEEGASRDEFIRQMFDLNAKIRKFQEEKCIKSQKKSSIGTTAEPDRKAVKKVVTEVELRALEDILAHVASQTTKEEQEYIAEENIQNQVQKEYIDLQRKFPLMEAIVKETKALQDLTRQASELEQNYASLGEQLQKRCVCPLCRADNVEVLGGVLQANEAN; translated from the exons ATGCTGGAAAATAGTAGAAAGTTTATTGATCGAGAGCCAAAtattgaatgttttattttattgggtttattattattattatttgttttcaaatttgtaTCGGGTGTTGTAAATTTTGTTGAGAGAAGAGTGATTGGGCTAGAGAAGCGAATACAAGAGGTTGGATGTGAAGTAGATGTGGCAAATGGAGAGATGGAAGAG GCAAGAATCTCCATTATTCAAGATGAGATATCCTCGGTTGGATCCCAAGTAGAGGGTCTGAAG AATGAAGAAGGAGCTTCACG AGATGAGTTTATTCGCCAGATGTTTGATCTTAATGCTAAGATAAG GAAATTTCAAGAGGAAAAGTGTATCAAATCTCAGAAAAAGAGCAGCATTGGAACCACGGCAG AACCAGACAGAAAAGCTGTAAAGAAGGTAGTTACTGAAGTTGAGTTAAGAGCTCTTGAGGATATTCTTGCCCATGTAGCTTCTCAGACAACTAAAGAGGAACAAGAATACATAGCAGAGGAGAATATTCAGAATCAG GTCCAGAAGGAGTATATTGACCTTCAGAGGAAGTTTCCTCTGATGGAGGCAATagtgaaagaaacaaaagcatTGCAGGACTTAACAAG GCAGGCTTCTGAGTTGGAACAGAATTATGCTTCCCTTGGTGAGCAGTTGCAAAAGAGATGCGTATGTCCCCTTTGTCGTGCAGATAATGTTGAGGTCCTGGGTGGCGTTCTTCAGGCAAATGAGGCAAATTGA
- the LOC7495933 gene encoding uncharacterized protein LOC7495933 isoform X4 encodes MLENSRKFIDREPNIECFILLGLLLLLFVFKFVSGVVNFVERRVIGLEKRIQEVGCEVDVANGEMEEARISIIQDEISSVGSQVEGLKNEEGASRKFQEEKCIKSQKKSSIGTTAEPDRKAVKKVVTEVELRALEDILAHVASQTTKEEQEYIAEENIQNQVQKEYIDLQRKFPLMEAIVKETKALQDLTRQASELEQNYASLGEQLQKRCVCPLCRADNVEVLGGVLQANEAN; translated from the exons ATGCTGGAAAATAGTAGAAAGTTTATTGATCGAGAGCCAAAtattgaatgttttattttattgggtttattattattattatttgttttcaaatttgtaTCGGGTGTTGTAAATTTTGTTGAGAGAAGAGTGATTGGGCTAGAGAAGCGAATACAAGAGGTTGGATGTGAAGTAGATGTGGCAAATGGAGAGATGGAAGAG GCAAGAATCTCCATTATTCAAGATGAGATATCCTCGGTTGGATCCCAAGTAGAGGGTCTGAAG AATGAAGAAGGAGCTTCACG GAAATTTCAAGAGGAAAAGTGTATCAAATCTCAGAAAAAGAGCAGCATTGGAACCACGGCAG AACCAGACAGAAAAGCTGTAAAGAAGGTAGTTACTGAAGTTGAGTTAAGAGCTCTTGAGGATATTCTTGCCCATGTAGCTTCTCAGACAACTAAAGAGGAACAAGAATACATAGCAGAGGAGAATATTCAGAATCAG GTCCAGAAGGAGTATATTGACCTTCAGAGGAAGTTTCCTCTGATGGAGGCAATagtgaaagaaacaaaagcatTGCAGGACTTAACAAG GCAGGCTTCTGAGTTGGAACAGAATTATGCTTCCCTTGGTGAGCAGTTGCAAAAGAGATGCGTATGTCCCCTTTGTCGTGCAGATAATGTTGAGGTCCTGGGTGGCGTTCTTCAGGCAAATGAGGCAAATTGA
- the LOC7495933 gene encoding uncharacterized protein LOC7495933 isoform X2: protein MLENSRKFIDREPNIECFILLGLLLLLFVFKFVSGVVNFVERRVIGLEKRIQEVGCEVDVANGEMEEVKCIKETTEQELKGYELQLALNEASIQTLEARISIIQDEISSVGSQVEGLKNEEGASRKFQEEKCIKSQKKSSIGTTAEPDRKAVKKVVTEVELRALEDILAHVASQTTKEEQEYIAEENIQNQVQKEYIDLQRKFPLMEAIVKETKALQDLTRQASELEQNYASLGEQLQKRCVCPLCRADNVEVLGGVLQANEAN, encoded by the exons ATGCTGGAAAATAGTAGAAAGTTTATTGATCGAGAGCCAAAtattgaatgttttattttattgggtttattattattattatttgttttcaaatttgtaTCGGGTGTTGTAAATTTTGTTGAGAGAAGAGTGATTGGGCTAGAGAAGCGAATACAAGAGGTTGGATGTGAAGTAGATGTGGCAAATGGAGAGATGGAAGAGGTGAAGTGTATCAAAGAAACTACTGAGCAAGAACTTAAAGGCTACGAACTTCAATTGGCTTTAAATGAAGCTTCTATTCAAACCCTTgag GCAAGAATCTCCATTATTCAAGATGAGATATCCTCGGTTGGATCCCAAGTAGAGGGTCTGAAG AATGAAGAAGGAGCTTCACG GAAATTTCAAGAGGAAAAGTGTATCAAATCTCAGAAAAAGAGCAGCATTGGAACCACGGCAG AACCAGACAGAAAAGCTGTAAAGAAGGTAGTTACTGAAGTTGAGTTAAGAGCTCTTGAGGATATTCTTGCCCATGTAGCTTCTCAGACAACTAAAGAGGAACAAGAATACATAGCAGAGGAGAATATTCAGAATCAG GTCCAGAAGGAGTATATTGACCTTCAGAGGAAGTTTCCTCTGATGGAGGCAATagtgaaagaaacaaaagcatTGCAGGACTTAACAAG GCAGGCTTCTGAGTTGGAACAGAATTATGCTTCCCTTGGTGAGCAGTTGCAAAAGAGATGCGTATGTCCCCTTTGTCGTGCAGATAATGTTGAGGTCCTGGGTGGCGTTCTTCAGGCAAATGAGGCAAATTGA
- the LOC7495933 gene encoding uncharacterized protein LOC7495933 isoform X1, producing the protein MLENSRKFIDREPNIECFILLGLLLLLFVFKFVSGVVNFVERRVIGLEKRIQEVGCEVDVANGEMEEVKCIKETTEQELKGYELQLALNEASIQTLEARISIIQDEISSVGSQVEGLKNEEGASRDEFIRQMFDLNAKIRKFQEEKCIKSQKKSSIGTTAEPDRKAVKKVVTEVELRALEDILAHVASQTTKEEQEYIAEENIQNQVQKEYIDLQRKFPLMEAIVKETKALQDLTRQASELEQNYASLGEQLQKRCVCPLCRADNVEVLGGVLQANEAN; encoded by the exons ATGCTGGAAAATAGTAGAAAGTTTATTGATCGAGAGCCAAAtattgaatgttttattttattgggtttattattattattatttgttttcaaatttgtaTCGGGTGTTGTAAATTTTGTTGAGAGAAGAGTGATTGGGCTAGAGAAGCGAATACAAGAGGTTGGATGTGAAGTAGATGTGGCAAATGGAGAGATGGAAGAGGTGAAGTGTATCAAAGAAACTACTGAGCAAGAACTTAAAGGCTACGAACTTCAATTGGCTTTAAATGAAGCTTCTATTCAAACCCTTgag GCAAGAATCTCCATTATTCAAGATGAGATATCCTCGGTTGGATCCCAAGTAGAGGGTCTGAAG AATGAAGAAGGAGCTTCACG AGATGAGTTTATTCGCCAGATGTTTGATCTTAATGCTAAGATAAG GAAATTTCAAGAGGAAAAGTGTATCAAATCTCAGAAAAAGAGCAGCATTGGAACCACGGCAG AACCAGACAGAAAAGCTGTAAAGAAGGTAGTTACTGAAGTTGAGTTAAGAGCTCTTGAGGATATTCTTGCCCATGTAGCTTCTCAGACAACTAAAGAGGAACAAGAATACATAGCAGAGGAGAATATTCAGAATCAG GTCCAGAAGGAGTATATTGACCTTCAGAGGAAGTTTCCTCTGATGGAGGCAATagtgaaagaaacaaaagcatTGCAGGACTTAACAAG GCAGGCTTCTGAGTTGGAACAGAATTATGCTTCCCTTGGTGAGCAGTTGCAAAAGAGATGCGTATGTCCCCTTTGTCGTGCAGATAATGTTGAGGTCCTGGGTGGCGTTCTTCAGGCAAATGAGGCAAATTGA
- the LOC7482428 gene encoding type IV inositol polyphosphate 5-phosphatase 7 isoform X1, protein MDIENRKSKTSRIREWFKRKNKRADAYQWNEVSDDSEDDSLDDDLVRSLEIDPCIFTNELRIFVGTWNVAGRSPVGSLAVDVNEWLNLRDAADMYVLGFQEIVPLKTKNVIGVEDPTEATNWNLLIGKTLNDKYGCPWLTPMLNPISSENYHFVRFPGFGRRASFSGHSGFTGPELSKAQHEGEAYGGSKYKLMASKKMVGVFISVWMKKEFLTKYCISDVKVSSVACGIMGYLGNKGSVSVSMSIEGTSFCFIAAHLASGEKRGDEGRRNHQVSEIFRRTSFPRSSEDDDNPHPITILGHDRIFWFGDLNYRLYQDNILAKEFIKKQDWKALQEFDQLRKELEDGGVFEGWREGNIEFAPTYKYSSANCNRYTAGLPGRSGEKQRTPAWCDRILWYGKGVRQLSYFRSESKFSDHRPVSALFSIPIEVMKVTNPRKVFPTGTFLPMPSGKLEPIDSKGGARSTLLSLISKESVKGIGSLP, encoded by the exons ATGGACATTGAGAACCGGAAGTCAAAAACTAGTAGAATTCGCGAGTGGTTTAAGAGAAAGAACAAGAGAGCCGACGCATATCAATGGAATGAAGTTTCAG ATGACAGTGAGGACGATAGCCTGGATGATGACCTCGTTAGATCGTTGGAGATAGATCCATGCATCTTTACCAATGAATTGAG AATCTTTGTGGGTACATGGAATGTTGCCGGAAGATCTCCTGTTGGAAGCTTAGCCGTAGATGTGAATGAATGGCTAAATCTCAGGGATGCGGCTGATATGTATGTTCTAGG GTTTCAAGAGATTGTGCCTTTGAAAACCAAAAACGTGATAGGAGTAGAAGACCCAACTGAAGCAACAAACTGGAACTTGCTCATCGGAAAAACTCTGAACGACAAGTATGGATGCCCCTGGTTGACCCCCATGTTGAATCCAATCTCAAGTGAAAACTATCATTTTGTTAGGTTCCCCGGTTTCGGAAGGAGGGCAAGTTTTAGCGGCCATTCTGGATTTACAGGGCCGGAGCTATCAAAGGCACAGCATGAAGGGGAGGCATATGGGGGCAGCAAATATAAGCTAATGGCAAGCAAGAAGATGGTTGGAGTGTTTATAAGTGTATGGATGAAGAAGGAATTTCTCACGAAGTACTGCATTTCAGATGTTAAGGTTTCTTCCGTGGCTTGTGGCATCATGGGATACTTGGGGAATAAAGGTTCAGTTTCAGTTAGTATGTCTATTGAAGGAACCAGCTTTTGCTTCATTGCTGCTCACTTGGCTTCCGGCGAGAAGAGAGGTGATGAAGGCAGGAGGAATCACCAAGTCTCAGAGATTTTCAGAAGAACTTCATTCCCCCGTTCTTCTGAAGATGATGACAATCCTCATCCTATCACCATCCTAGGACACGA TCGTATATTCTGGTTCGGAGATCTCAACTATCGGCTGTACCAAGACAACATTTTGGCCAAGGAATTCATAAAGAAGCAAGATTGGAAAGCATTGCAGGAATTTGATCAGCTCCGAAAGGAACTGGAAGATGGAGGAGTGTTCGAAGGTTGGAGAGAAGGGAACATAGAATTCGCACCAACATACAAATACTCCTCGGCAAATTGCAATCGGTACACGGCTGGCCTGCCAGGCAGATCAGGAGAGAAGCAAAGAACTCCAGCATG GTGTGACAGAATACTGTGGTATGGAAAAGGAGTGAGGCAACTTTCCTATTTTCGAAGTGAAAGCAAGTTCTCTGACCACCGGCCAGTTTCTGCACTCTTTTCTATACCAATAGAAGTCATGAAGGTTACCAATCCGAGAAAGGTTTTTCCTACAGGCACCTTTCTGCCCATGCCTTCCGGGAAACTG GAGCCAATCGATAGCAAAGGAGGGGCCAGATCTACCTTGCTATCACTGATTTCCAAGGAATCAGTAAAGGGTATAGGATCATTGCCATAA
- the LOC7482428 gene encoding type IV inositol polyphosphate 5-phosphatase 7 isoform X2 → MDIENRKSKTSRIREWFKRKNKRADAYQWNEVSDDSEDDSLDDDLVRSLEIDPCIFTNELRIFVGTWNVAGRSPVGSLAVDVNEWLNLRDAADMFQEIVPLKTKNVIGVEDPTEATNWNLLIGKTLNDKYGCPWLTPMLNPISSENYHFVRFPGFGRRASFSGHSGFTGPELSKAQHEGEAYGGSKYKLMASKKMVGVFISVWMKKEFLTKYCISDVKVSSVACGIMGYLGNKGSVSVSMSIEGTSFCFIAAHLASGEKRGDEGRRNHQVSEIFRRTSFPRSSEDDDNPHPITILGHDRIFWFGDLNYRLYQDNILAKEFIKKQDWKALQEFDQLRKELEDGGVFEGWREGNIEFAPTYKYSSANCNRYTAGLPGRSGEKQRTPAWCDRILWYGKGVRQLSYFRSESKFSDHRPVSALFSIPIEVMKVTNPRKVFPTGTFLPMPSGKLEPIDSKGGARSTLLSLISKESVKGIGSLP, encoded by the exons ATGGACATTGAGAACCGGAAGTCAAAAACTAGTAGAATTCGCGAGTGGTTTAAGAGAAAGAACAAGAGAGCCGACGCATATCAATGGAATGAAGTTTCAG ATGACAGTGAGGACGATAGCCTGGATGATGACCTCGTTAGATCGTTGGAGATAGATCCATGCATCTTTACCAATGAATTGAG AATCTTTGTGGGTACATGGAATGTTGCCGGAAGATCTCCTGTTGGAAGCTTAGCCGTAGATGTGAATGAATGGCTAAATCTCAGGGATGCGGCTGATAT GTTTCAAGAGATTGTGCCTTTGAAAACCAAAAACGTGATAGGAGTAGAAGACCCAACTGAAGCAACAAACTGGAACTTGCTCATCGGAAAAACTCTGAACGACAAGTATGGATGCCCCTGGTTGACCCCCATGTTGAATCCAATCTCAAGTGAAAACTATCATTTTGTTAGGTTCCCCGGTTTCGGAAGGAGGGCAAGTTTTAGCGGCCATTCTGGATTTACAGGGCCGGAGCTATCAAAGGCACAGCATGAAGGGGAGGCATATGGGGGCAGCAAATATAAGCTAATGGCAAGCAAGAAGATGGTTGGAGTGTTTATAAGTGTATGGATGAAGAAGGAATTTCTCACGAAGTACTGCATTTCAGATGTTAAGGTTTCTTCCGTGGCTTGTGGCATCATGGGATACTTGGGGAATAAAGGTTCAGTTTCAGTTAGTATGTCTATTGAAGGAACCAGCTTTTGCTTCATTGCTGCTCACTTGGCTTCCGGCGAGAAGAGAGGTGATGAAGGCAGGAGGAATCACCAAGTCTCAGAGATTTTCAGAAGAACTTCATTCCCCCGTTCTTCTGAAGATGATGACAATCCTCATCCTATCACCATCCTAGGACACGA TCGTATATTCTGGTTCGGAGATCTCAACTATCGGCTGTACCAAGACAACATTTTGGCCAAGGAATTCATAAAGAAGCAAGATTGGAAAGCATTGCAGGAATTTGATCAGCTCCGAAAGGAACTGGAAGATGGAGGAGTGTTCGAAGGTTGGAGAGAAGGGAACATAGAATTCGCACCAACATACAAATACTCCTCGGCAAATTGCAATCGGTACACGGCTGGCCTGCCAGGCAGATCAGGAGAGAAGCAAAGAACTCCAGCATG GTGTGACAGAATACTGTGGTATGGAAAAGGAGTGAGGCAACTTTCCTATTTTCGAAGTGAAAGCAAGTTCTCTGACCACCGGCCAGTTTCTGCACTCTTTTCTATACCAATAGAAGTCATGAAGGTTACCAATCCGAGAAAGGTTTTTCCTACAGGCACCTTTCTGCCCATGCCTTCCGGGAAACTG GAGCCAATCGATAGCAAAGGAGGGGCCAGATCTACCTTGCTATCACTGATTTCCAAGGAATCAGTAAAGGGTATAGGATCATTGCCATAA
- the LOC18108787 gene encoding uncharacterized protein LOC18108787 isoform X1: MAESEKLVALKKAYADIILNTAKEAASRVMESERKGLRYHHDLCSSKDEALRLLLRLKQMIDAKAIEAEITSASQQSKIDELDAQLQEAEGVIIDLRAELRWVRDELEKVRNSQVQPSNGEAVKENESSHQRLTSEPIVLSLSNLPPQTVATSNVKSTLLDRRNFNKCCNTVDQQLSVSPLENYSSRNADLASITMANKEPELYRNGCTQRIRASEGNAFASKLPPSDVGVEQQSLIKNEVIVKASNGDEGKCTETSPKTKNVGKMNFSGEEVRNHVKVCSSRQKRGRFAKAKRKSCPIVRKPYQPPSIVSRRKTNSVNGTVKSDQHLCTLPPVKPSNQDMKKNPIELEEELLETNDCLTAEMIVPEGKRPRTERITTSGSSSSSSPSVQHSEFCQKPFVLTPCKNYSFLLHGNVKSDEDESKITENVVKLKPLPSLGPVLTLIRGGLDSICGSTNVEVSVKALCGSVEDTDADKDMDFVDELAKEELDSNQSPIVPSYESNAQMINVPIVFSNLKDAKTSEEITVSVPLVPSDIKVAKSSLESNLFPSQSDNRLLKYTFQRKHKKEAVSSSDNNASGEKNILKRKAEEKPED; encoded by the exons ATGGCAGAATCAGAG AAACTGGTGGCGTTGAAAAAAGCATATGCAGATATAATATTGAATACAGCAAAAGAGGCAGCAAGCAGAGTAATGGAGTCGGAGCGAAAAGGCCTTCGCTATCACCACGATCTCTGCAGTTCAAAAGACGAGGCGCTTCGATTACTTCTTCGCTTAAAGCAAATGATCGATGCCAAA gCAATTGAAGCAGAGATAACATCCGCAAGCCAACAGAGTAAGATTGATGAGCTTGACGCGCAGCTCCAGGAGGCAGAGGGTGTCATAATAGATCTTAGAGCAGAGTTGAGATGGGTACGTGATGAGCTAGAGAAGGTAAGGAACAGCCAAGTCCAACCTTCGAATGGAGAAGCTGTGAAGGAAAATGAATCTTCTCACCAACGTTTAACATCTGAGCCCATTGTACTCTCTCTTTCTAATTTGCCACCTCAAACTGTGGCAACTTCTAATGTAAAGAGTACACTACTGGATCGGAGAAATTTCAACAAGTGCTGCAACACAGTAGATCAGCAATTGAGTGTTTCACCTTTGGAGAACTATTCTTCACGTAATGCAGACTTAGCCTCCATTACTATGGCAAACAAGGAGCCGGAGTTGTATAGAAATGGTTGTACGCAGAGAATTCGTGCATCTGAAGGAAATGCGTTTGCTAGCAAATTGCCTCCTTCAGATGTAGGAGTGGAGCAGCAATCACTCATAAAGAATGAGGTTATTGTCAAAGCAAGTAATGGGGATGAAGGTAAATGTACTGAAACTTCTCCCAAGACTAAGAACGTGGGGAAAATGAACTTTTCAGGGGAAGAAGTAAGAAACCATGTCAAGGTTTGCTCATCAAGACAGAAAAGGGGGAGGTTTGCCAAAGCTAAGCGCAAGTCCTGTCCCATTGTCAGAAAACCTTATCAACCACCTTCTATTGTTTCTCGTCGTAAGACAAACTCAGTAAATGGCACTGTTAAATCTGATCAACATTTGTGTACCTTACCCCCTGTCAAGCCTAGCAATCAGGATATGAAGAAGAATCCCATTGAGCTGGAAGAAGAATTGCTGGAAACAAATGACTGCCTTACTGCTGAAATGATTGTTCCTGAAGGGAAAAGACCAAGAACAGAACGAATTACAACTTCTGGCTCTTCCTCGTCCTCGTCCCCTTCGGTTCAACACTCAGAATTTTGTCAAAAACCTTTTGTTCTCACTCCTTGCAAGAATTACTCGTTTTTGCTCCATGGTAATGTTAAATCTGACGAAGACGAGTCAAAGATAACTGAAAATGTTGTCAAGCTGAAGCCACTACCTAGCTTGGGTCCTGTTTTAACACTAATTAGAGGTGGTTTGGATTCAATATGTGGCTCTACAAATGTTGAAGTGAGTGTAAAGGCACTCTGTGGATCCGTTGAGGACACTGATGCAGACAAGGACATGGACTTTGTAGATGAATTGGCAAAAGAAGAACTCGATTCTAACCAGAGTCCTATAGTTCCAAGTTATGAATCAAATGCTCAGATGATCAATGTACCAATTGTATTTTCTAATTTGAAAGATGCCAAAACATCCGAAGAAATTACTGTTAGTGTACCGCTGGTGCCCTCTGATATAAAAGTTGCCAAATCATCCTTGGAATCTAATTTGTTTCCTAGTCAATCAGACAATAGGCTTCTTAAATACACCTTTCAGAGGAAGCACAAGAAGGAAGCTGTGAGCAGCTCTGATAACAACGCTTCTGGCGAGAAGAACATATTAAAAAGGAAAGCAGAGGAAAAGCCAGAAGATTAA
- the LOC18108787 gene encoding uncharacterized protein LOC18108787 isoform X2, whose protein sequence is MESERKGLRYHHDLCSSKDEALRLLLRLKQMIDAKAIEAEITSASQQSKIDELDAQLQEAEGVIIDLRAELRWVRDELEKVRNSQVQPSNGEAVKENESSHQRLTSEPIVLSLSNLPPQTVATSNVKSTLLDRRNFNKCCNTVDQQLSVSPLENYSSRNADLASITMANKEPELYRNGCTQRIRASEGNAFASKLPPSDVGVEQQSLIKNEVIVKASNGDEGKCTETSPKTKNVGKMNFSGEEVRNHVKVCSSRQKRGRFAKAKRKSCPIVRKPYQPPSIVSRRKTNSVNGTVKSDQHLCTLPPVKPSNQDMKKNPIELEEELLETNDCLTAEMIVPEGKRPRTERITTSGSSSSSSPSVQHSEFCQKPFVLTPCKNYSFLLHGNVKSDEDESKITENVVKLKPLPSLGPVLTLIRGGLDSICGSTNVEVSVKALCGSVEDTDADKDMDFVDELAKEELDSNQSPIVPSYESNAQMINVPIVFSNLKDAKTSEEITVSVPLVPSDIKVAKSSLESNLFPSQSDNRLLKYTFQRKHKKEAVSSSDNNASGEKNILKRKAEEKPED, encoded by the exons ATGGAGTCGGAGCGAAAAGGCCTTCGCTATCACCACGATCTCTGCAGTTCAAAAGACGAGGCGCTTCGATTACTTCTTCGCTTAAAGCAAATGATCGATGCCAAA gCAATTGAAGCAGAGATAACATCCGCAAGCCAACAGAGTAAGATTGATGAGCTTGACGCGCAGCTCCAGGAGGCAGAGGGTGTCATAATAGATCTTAGAGCAGAGTTGAGATGGGTACGTGATGAGCTAGAGAAGGTAAGGAACAGCCAAGTCCAACCTTCGAATGGAGAAGCTGTGAAGGAAAATGAATCTTCTCACCAACGTTTAACATCTGAGCCCATTGTACTCTCTCTTTCTAATTTGCCACCTCAAACTGTGGCAACTTCTAATGTAAAGAGTACACTACTGGATCGGAGAAATTTCAACAAGTGCTGCAACACAGTAGATCAGCAATTGAGTGTTTCACCTTTGGAGAACTATTCTTCACGTAATGCAGACTTAGCCTCCATTACTATGGCAAACAAGGAGCCGGAGTTGTATAGAAATGGTTGTACGCAGAGAATTCGTGCATCTGAAGGAAATGCGTTTGCTAGCAAATTGCCTCCTTCAGATGTAGGAGTGGAGCAGCAATCACTCATAAAGAATGAGGTTATTGTCAAAGCAAGTAATGGGGATGAAGGTAAATGTACTGAAACTTCTCCCAAGACTAAGAACGTGGGGAAAATGAACTTTTCAGGGGAAGAAGTAAGAAACCATGTCAAGGTTTGCTCATCAAGACAGAAAAGGGGGAGGTTTGCCAAAGCTAAGCGCAAGTCCTGTCCCATTGTCAGAAAACCTTATCAACCACCTTCTATTGTTTCTCGTCGTAAGACAAACTCAGTAAATGGCACTGTTAAATCTGATCAACATTTGTGTACCTTACCCCCTGTCAAGCCTAGCAATCAGGATATGAAGAAGAATCCCATTGAGCTGGAAGAAGAATTGCTGGAAACAAATGACTGCCTTACTGCTGAAATGATTGTTCCTGAAGGGAAAAGACCAAGAACAGAACGAATTACAACTTCTGGCTCTTCCTCGTCCTCGTCCCCTTCGGTTCAACACTCAGAATTTTGTCAAAAACCTTTTGTTCTCACTCCTTGCAAGAATTACTCGTTTTTGCTCCATGGTAATGTTAAATCTGACGAAGACGAGTCAAAGATAACTGAAAATGTTGTCAAGCTGAAGCCACTACCTAGCTTGGGTCCTGTTTTAACACTAATTAGAGGTGGTTTGGATTCAATATGTGGCTCTACAAATGTTGAAGTGAGTGTAAAGGCACTCTGTGGATCCGTTGAGGACACTGATGCAGACAAGGACATGGACTTTGTAGATGAATTGGCAAAAGAAGAACTCGATTCTAACCAGAGTCCTATAGTTCCAAGTTATGAATCAAATGCTCAGATGATCAATGTACCAATTGTATTTTCTAATTTGAAAGATGCCAAAACATCCGAAGAAATTACTGTTAGTGTACCGCTGGTGCCCTCTGATATAAAAGTTGCCAAATCATCCTTGGAATCTAATTTGTTTCCTAGTCAATCAGACAATAGGCTTCTTAAATACACCTTTCAGAGGAAGCACAAGAAGGAAGCTGTGAGCAGCTCTGATAACAACGCTTCTGGCGAGAAGAACATATTAAAAAGGAAAGCAGAGGAAAAGCCAGAAGATTAA